TAGTATCGAAGACGGAATCGCTTTCCTGCTGCCGCGCCGGACGCCTCTGGATATTGCTGTCGTAGGTGTATTGGCCGTCCAGACCGAATTTCAGCCGGTCGCGTTTCGGCATGCGCAGGAGCTGCGTCTTCAGATCTTCCAGGTCCTTGGTGTAAGACTCCATATTCTCGGAAGGGACGTTCCCCTGCATGTCCTGCAGCATGCGGAGCTGCTTTTCTTTCTCTTCGGCCATCAGATTTTCGTGGAAATCTTTCACGTCCTGGTCCCTGATTTCGTCAAATCGCTCGGCCTGGCCCACGACGGCCCAGGCCCGCTGGGGCCCCGAGAGGATCGCCTGGATGACATAAAGGCCGCAGAGCAGGGCCCGGCATACCCGCGGCGGAAAATAAAGCCGCATCCTCCGATAAGACGGCCGCGGATGCAAAATATTTGCTCCTAAAACCCCTGGGATTTTTTTTCCGGAGGATCCGGAAAAGGTTCCCGGCATGAGCGGATCCTGCGGCAGGCCGTTCTTCGCAAAATTCCGGGAGACGCAACGTTGCATTACCCACCCAGACTGCTCGTTTGGGGCGCATCGTTTTGCGCCATGAGGGACAAGTTCAACTTGGCATCTTTGAATTCGGAATTGATGTCCAAGGCTTCTTCGAATTTTTGCCGGGCACCGTCTTTGTCTCCCAGCCACCAGCGCGCACAGCCGATGTTATTCAGAATTTTTTGCCGCATGATGTTATTGTGGCCCTCAAAGGTTGTCTCCAGCTCATCCAGCAAATCCAGCGCGTCCTGATAGCGCTCCTTGACGATATAGAGTCCCGCGAGATTGAACTTCGCGGGAATGTAACTCGGGTCTTTCTCCAGCGCATTTTTATAGAGGCCGATGGCCTGGTCATAGTCGGACTGATAAGCGACGACGTAGGCCAGCACTCCGGTTGTAAATTGGTCCGGCAAAATCTTATATCCCAGCGACGCGTGCTCCCGGGCGGAATAAAGATCCGTCAAAAGCACATACGTCGTGGCCAGGCCCGCCTGCGCCCAGGCGTCTTTAGGATCCTGAGTCACTTTTTTTTTAAAAAGCTCGAGCGCTTCGTAGACCTTGCCGTCTTTCAGCTGATAAAAACCCATGTCCCTCAGATCCACTTCGGAAGCATTTTTAAATGCGGACTTCAAGTCCGTCACGTCGCCATAAGCCGACAGATTGCTTCCGGCCCGCCGGAGATGTTCCGCCCCCTTTTCCGCGTCCTTTAAATCAAAATAATAAATGACGGCCTGTTCGGAATCCGCCAGTGCGGCCCAGGCTTCGCGGGAAGCCTTTTGGGCGCTTTTCTGGTCCTGGGCGGGCGCCTTGGAAGAAATTTTTTCGTAATAAGAAAGCGCTTTCTGCGAATCGTTTTTCTGGTAATAAATATCCGCGAGCTGCGCGTCCAGGCTCAGCCCCATTTCTTCTCCGAGATCTCCTTCTTCGGACAGTTTGAGCAGGACACTCGCGCCCTGGTCGTACTGGGCCTGGAGCTTATAGATCCATCCCAGATAAAAACGCGCCTTGAGCCGTATCTTTTCGTCCGGGGCATTTTCGAGCAGCTTGAATATTTCCTGCGCGCGCTGGAGCGAATAAGAGTGGAGGTATTGGAGCCCGAGCTGCAGCCTGATTTTGTCGGCTTCAGGCCCCTCTCCCTGCGTAGCCAAAAGATTTTCGAGCTGCGCGATCTCGACGTCGCGTTTCTTCAGGTCCTCGATTTTTTTCAGCAGATTGGAGGCGAGCTCGTACTCCTCCATGCCTGCGTTCCCCATGGCCAGGCCGCGGAGCAGCCTCTCCGCTTCATGATATTTTTTCTGCTTGATCAGGATGTGCGAGAGATTAAGTGCGACAAAGGAGTTTTCCGGATGGTCGGGATAAAATTTCAGGAAGCGGCGGTACAAATCCGCGGCGGCGTCGAGGTCCCATTTCTTTTCTTTGTCTTCGGCCTGCGTCAGGAGCAGGTAGCTCGAAACCTCCACCGGCTGCTGCTCTTTCTTGGTGAAGTTTTTTTGGACGTATTTGAAGAATTGAGCCGTCTTGTAATACAGATCGCGGATCAGGCGGTAAAGGTGGTCCAGAATTTTGAGCCATTCCGCGCGGCCGGGCCTTTTCGCTTCCACAGTTTGGCTGAGATAAAGCTTCGCGCGTTCGCGGCCCGCCCTGGTCGTGGTTTCGTCGAAGGAGCGGGAGGCCAGCTCGAGAAGCGCCATGTTTTTGAGGTCGGCTTCTTTCTGCGTTGCCTCTTCGATGGCCATGCCCTCTATCAATTTCTGATAAACCTTGGTACCATAGGCGGACGTGGAAGACTCGGCGGGCTTTTTATCCGTGGCCGAAAGGGCGATCTCAAGGCTTTCCAGGGAGTAATCGACCAGGAAATGAGAATAGAGGGTAAAGCCCACCACGATGACGAGGATGAGTCCGCCCGTTACGGAGATCCAACCCAGTAAGCGCCGCACCGTTTTTCCTTTGGAAGAGAGTGTTATTTTAGGTATCTAATTTAATCAAATAATAACTTAGAATAGTATATGCTGTCAAATTTATCGCCCCTCCCCACCGTTAAGTTTCAAACCTCAGGGGCCGTTAAATAACACATTATGGACAAAGAAGTTAGAAGAACTTTTGTTCCCCGGACCACGCTCTTCTTCCGAATCATGACGGGGCTCATCGTCCCCCTCTCGATTTTGATCCTCGTTTTTGCCGGCATCCAGCTCGGCAACGAAATGAGCCGCCTGAATGACTCGTATCAAATCAAAAGCCGCTTCGCTTTCGAATCCCTGCAGAGCGCGATCAAAATCGCCCTTCAAAATGCTCCCGAAACTTTCCGGAACGAGGCGAATCTGGAATCTTTTTTTGGGCAGTTAAAAGATTCTTATGAGGGCATCGAAGTGGACGTCTACAGCCTTTTGGATCACGCCGTCATTTTCGGAGATCATCCGGAATGGGACGCCTTCGACGAAAAGGCGGTGGAGCTCAGCCTTTTCCAGAAGCAGCAGGGCAAGCCTTACATCATCCGCGTCAACAAGAGCAGTCAGAAGCTCAATTGCTACATTCCCGTGGCCGAAAGGCAGAAAGACGTCACGCTCATCGTGCGCGCGCAATTCCCCCTGGCCAACGTCAAAGAGGCGCTGGCGAATTCCCGCTGGACGCTGACTGTCATGGTGATCCTGATCGTCCTGACCGGCGCGGCCATCGGCTACAAGCTCTCCCGATCCATCGTGCGTCCTATCAAGACGCTGAATGCCGCGACCCAGGAAATCGTTAAAGGCAATCTCGGCAAGCACGTCGACATCCAGACCGGGGACGAGATCGAGATCCTCGCGCGCACATTCAACAAGATGAGCGACTCGCTCAAAGAGATGCAGCAGAAGGCCCAGGATTCCAACCCGCTCACGCACCTGCCGGGAAACCAGGGAATTTTCCAGGACCTCAAAAAGAGGATCATGGAGCGCCAGAAATTCGTGCTTTTTCATACGGACCTTGACCGGTTCAAGGTCTTCAACGACCACTTCGGACTGGCCAAAGGCGACGACGCGATCAAGATGACCGCGGACCTGCTTAAAAAAGCGCTGAAAGAAAAAGGCGGCGACGATGATTTTATCGGCCATCAGGGCGGCGACGACTTCGTGGTCATCACCCGTCCTCAGAGGGCCGTCGCTATCGGCGACTACATCTGCGCGGAATTCGAAAAGGTCGTCGTGAAGGCCCTTTATCCGAAAGAGGACTACGAGCGCGGCTATACGATGCAGATCGACCGCCGGCGCCTGGCGGAAACGGGTGAGGAAGTCCTGACGCAATTCCCCCTGCTCGCCGTTTCTCTGGCGGGCGTGTCCAATGTCAAAAAAGATTTCGCGGATTACTTCGAATGCATGAGCGCGGCGGTCACGGTCAAAAAAGAAGTGAAAAAGACCATCGAGAGCTCGTACCTGATCAAGGAGTGAGCGTTAGAGGCTGCAGCTGACGACCGTGGCCGAGTTGCCGTCGGCGATTTCCTCGGCCGCAGTCTGCAGGGAATTGCTGGAAACGCTGATAGGCCTTCCCGTCCGGCAGTCGAATTCGCCGTCCGAAGAAACGTAAGTCCCGCCCGTAATCTGCCGGTCCCCGAGCACTTCGAATTCGCGGACCAGCTTGTCTCCGCGGTATTCCCGGGCGACGGTGCAGGTCGCCAAACAGCCGGGCGGCACCGTAACGCCCCGCCCCTTGAGATATTCCGTTTTCGTACCGTTGTCGCCTTCGACGGTCTCGACCGAAGCGCTGGGCGTCGGGCTGGGACTCACGCTCGGGCTCGGCGAAGCCGTAAGCTTCTCTTTTTTGGCATCCGGACTCGGACTGACTTCCGCAAATGGATTCTCTTTTTTCTCCTTCGCGGAAACTTCGAGCACGCATTTCGAGCTGCATCCGTCTCCGATGGCCGTATTGCCGTCGTCGCATTGTTCTCCTGGGTCCAGATTTCCGTCGCCGCAGCTTCCTTCCGATTGGCACGTGGCCGAGCAGCTGTCGCCGTCCGCGACGTTGCCGTCATCGCAGGTTTCGCCGGGATTCACGGTGCCGTTGCCGCACGCGGCAATGTCTTCGAGCCGGCAAAGTGAGCTGCAGCCGTCGCCGTCTTCGCGGTTGCCGTCATCGCACTCTTCGCCGGGATCGTAAACACCGTCGCCGCATACGGCAAAAACAGCGCTCAGGGAGCGTCCGGGAATTTCCCGGTTCTCCGCGAAGACAGGATTGTTATAAAAAGACGGAAGGACAGGCGGCGGCGTCAGGATGGTGGGAGCGGAAGTTTCGGGCACTTGGATTTCTTTTTGAGGCGTGCTTTCGTCCGTGGTTTCGGAAGTATCCTGAGCATGGGCGGGAAAAGGGCATAACAGGGCCATGACGCCAAGGATTGCGACCCAACGTTTCCAACGCTCCACAGCCCCCTCCTGTGACGGATTTCATGGTTTCCGTCTTAAAACCCGCTTCTTTAAAAGATAAATGAGAAAAGGCAGGACTGCAAAAGAAGGCCGGAAAACGGGTGCCGCAGGCTACTTCATCTCGGCATAAAAGCTGAAATGGCGTTGAGTTGCGTCATCCGCAGTCACGTCAAAAGTCAGGACCACGGGTTTCTTGAGAAAGGCAATGACACCCAGATCGATAGGCTCGTTTTTCCAGCCTTTTTCATTCAAGACGCGGATCCTTTTCAGCAGGTGATGCCCCGCCCAGATGCGCAGGTAAATGGCGGACTTCACGTTCTGTTCGAAACCGGCATCCGCAATGCCGTACTGAACCACAAGCGTCCGGGCCGGCGGGACATGGGGAAACCGGATTCTCCGGATGCCGTTTTGAACCGGCTCCACGAAGATTCCCTTTTGATTTTGTCCGTTATAACTTTCCTCGCGCAAGGCTACCGCGGCATCCCCTTCCTCTTTTTCGAAATAAAAACCGTTCTCTTTCCAAGCCGCGGGCGTGACGACCACCTGGTCTTCGATCGTGGAGACCTGTGCTTCCGGAAGATGCCCCGAGATGTCATAGGGCAATTCGCCTCCGCCGGACGGGACTTGCGGCAAAGGGACAGCGGCTTTGGATTCGGCCGCGGGCTTGCGGGAAATTTTCTTTTGGGGCGCGGCCGGTTCAGCGGCGGCCGGAGCGGTAATGCGTTTGACCGGATGCGGCGCCGGTGCAGGCTCCTCGGGTAACGGAATTTCCGCGCGCGGCATTTTTTTCTCCACCGTTTTCGGCGCCGGGGTCGAAGCCGGTTCCGGAACAAAAGCCTGCGCGACTTCAGTATCCTGGGTTTCTGCGGCCGCGGGCCGCGGCGTTACAGGGATTTTGGGTTTAGGTTTCGGCAGCGTTTTACGCGGCGTGCTTACGGCCGCGGTGGGAACCGTGGGGACTTCGGACGCCGCGGTTTCTTCCGCGCTATCCACGGCATACACCACCTTGCGCTTGGGCGCGGAAGGCGCTACGGAGGGCAAAGCCTCGGGCGCGGGCTCGCCGCCCGTGGAATCGGTGGAATCCAAAGAAGTATCCTTGTCGGAGGAAAACGTGGTCCAGCCTTCGTCCTCGACGCACCATGCCGGATGCCCCGTCCGGCAGGCAAAAGCAAAAACCGCCGCCAGAATCAGCGCCAATCCCGTTTTTTTCAAGCGGCCGGTAATCCCCAGGAGGGCCACGCCCATGACCGCTAGAAAGATCCAGCCCAGCACGCCGTCGTAGCCCTTGCCTGAACCGAAATAGAAAAGCATCTTGTCCTGATGGCTCGTCAGCGCGCCGGCCATTTTCAAAAAAAAGACGCATCCCGCATGAAGCCCGATACTGGCATACAGCGTACCGGTGCGGAGCAAAAGAAGGTTCAGGATGATCCCGAAGATGAAAAGACCTATGGCGCCGGGCAGGATGTCCTGCCAATGCATGAAGTCTTTCACGGGAGCAAGCACCAGCTTCAGCGCGTCAAAAAAGTCGGGCGAGGCGCCGATGTAAGGCTTTTTCCCGCTCAGAAAATGGACGACGGCATAAAAAAAGTTGGTCGCGGCCAGGGTGAGCCCCAGCGGCCAATGCAATTTTTCACGCAAGGAGCCGAACACCAGCCCGCGAAAAAAAACCTCTTCGAGCACGCCGATCAAGAGCGCGGAAAAAAAGCTCAGAAAAATCCGGAAGGCCCATTGCCCGGCACTCATGTCCGTCACGTTCCAGCCCACGATCCCGAGGCCGGCTTTCGCGGCCGCCAGAAGCACCAAAGTAAGGAGGCCGCCGGAAAATCCAAGGGCCAGAAAAATCAGGCTGGACCGGCTCCACGCAAGCGTCGAAGCCGGGAAATAAAGGCGCCGGCTTTTGACGGCAAAGAAAACCGCCGCAAGCGTAAAGATCATGACCAGA
The sequence above is a segment of the Verrucomicrobiia bacterium genome. Coding sequences within it:
- a CDS encoding tetratricopeptide repeat protein: MRRLLGWISVTGGLILVIVVGFTLYSHFLVDYSLESLEIALSATDKKPAESSTSAYGTKVYQKLIEGMAIEEATQKEADLKNMALLELASRSFDETTTRAGRERAKLYLSQTVEAKRPGRAEWLKILDHLYRLIRDLYYKTAQFFKYVQKNFTKKEQQPVEVSSYLLLTQAEDKEKKWDLDAAADLYRRFLKFYPDHPENSFVALNLSHILIKQKKYHEAERLLRGLAMGNAGMEEYELASNLLKKIEDLKKRDVEIAQLENLLATQGEGPEADKIRLQLGLQYLHSYSLQRAQEIFKLLENAPDEKIRLKARFYLGWIYKLQAQYDQGASVLLKLSEEGDLGEEMGLSLDAQLADIYYQKNDSQKALSYYEKISSKAPAQDQKSAQKASREAWAALADSEQAVIYYFDLKDAEKGAEHLRRAGSNLSAYGDVTDLKSAFKNASEVDLRDMGFYQLKDGKVYEALELFKKKVTQDPKDAWAQAGLATTYVLLTDLYSAREHASLGYKILPDQFTTGVLAYVVAYQSDYDQAIGLYKNALEKDPSYIPAKFNLAGLYIVKERYQDALDLLDELETTFEGHNNIMRQKILNNIGCARWWLGDKDGARQKFEEALDINSEFKDAKLNLSLMAQNDAPQTSSLGG
- a CDS encoding DUF4215 domain-containing protein, with product MPETSAPTILTPPPVLPSFYNNPVFAENREIPGRSLSAVFAVCGDGVYDPGEECDDGNREDGDGCSSLCRLEDIAACGNGTVNPGETCDDGNVADGDSCSATCQSEGSCGDGNLDPGEQCDDGNTAIGDGCSSKCVLEVSAKEKKENPFAEVSPSPDAKKEKLTASPSPSVSPSPTPSASVETVEGDNGTKTEYLKGRGVTVPPGCLATCTVAREYRGDKLVREFEVLGDRQITGGTYVSSDGEFDCRTGRPISVSSNSLQTAAEEIADGNSATVVSCSL
- a CDS encoding HAMP domain-containing protein; translation: MDKEVRRTFVPRTTLFFRIMTGLIVPLSILILVFAGIQLGNEMSRLNDSYQIKSRFAFESLQSAIKIALQNAPETFRNEANLESFFGQLKDSYEGIEVDVYSLLDHAVIFGDHPEWDAFDEKAVELSLFQKQQGKPYIIRVNKSSQKLNCYIPVAERQKDVTLIVRAQFPLANVKEALANSRWTLTVMVILIVLTGAAIGYKLSRSIVRPIKTLNAATQEIVKGNLGKHVDIQTGDEIEILARTFNKMSDSLKEMQQKAQDSNPLTHLPGNQGIFQDLKKRIMERQKFVLFHTDLDRFKVFNDHFGLAKGDDAIKMTADLLKKALKEKGGDDDFIGHQGGDDFVVITRPQRAVAIGDYICAEFEKVVVKALYPKEDYERGYTMQIDRRRLAETGEEVLTQFPLLAVSLAGVSNVKKDFADYFECMSAAVTVKKEVKKTIESSYLIKE
- a CDS encoding CPBP family glutamic-type intramembrane protease, with the protein product MTASASAGSKLKPFLKFVGLCAAVLLLSCLLAPLLHSFLPFKFERIFRRLVMIFTLAAVFFAVKSRRLYFPASTLAWSRSSLIFLALGFSGGLLTLVLLAAAKAGLGIVGWNVTDMSAGQWAFRIFLSFFSALLIGVLEEVFFRGLVFGSLREKLHWPLGLTLAATNFFYAVVHFLSGKKPYIGASPDFFDALKLVLAPVKDFMHWQDILPGAIGLFIFGIILNLLLLRTGTLYASIGLHAGCVFFLKMAGALTSHQDKMLFYFGSGKGYDGVLGWIFLAVMGVALLGITGRLKKTGLALILAAVFAFACRTGHPAWCVEDEGWTTFSSDKDTSLDSTDSTGGEPAPEALPSVAPSAPKRKVVYAVDSAEETAASEVPTVPTAAVSTPRKTLPKPKPKIPVTPRPAAAETQDTEVAQAFVPEPASTPAPKTVEKKMPRAEIPLPEEPAPAPHPVKRITAPAAAEPAAPQKKISRKPAAESKAAVPLPQVPSGGGELPYDISGHLPEAQVSTIEDQVVVTPAAWKENGFYFEKEEGDAAVALREESYNGQNQKGIFVEPVQNGIRRIRFPHVPPARTLVVQYGIADAGFEQNVKSAIYLRIWAGHHLLKRIRVLNEKGWKNEPIDLGVIAFLKKPVVLTFDVTADDATQRHFSFYAEMK